From Inquilinus sp. Marseille-Q2685:
CCGCTTAGAAGGCGGGTGCTCTATCCAGCTGAGCTACGGGGCCGTTCTCCGGCGGCGGCGGCGCTCAGCGCGGCCGCGGGCGGAAATTGTCGGCATAGTTGCGCGGCACCACCCGGCGCTCCTGCTCCGGCAGCACGGAATAGGCCAGGCTCTTGCGCTCGGCGAAGGCGATCGCCTCCTCCTTGCTCGGGAAGGTCAGCTGCACCTGGTTCAGCGTGTCGCCCGAGGCGACCCAGCCCATCAGGGGTTCCGGCCGGCGCGGCGTCGCCAGCTCGTATTCCAGGACCCAGTCATGGACCTTGCCCCGACCGCTCTGCATCGCGGATTTGGAACGACGATAGATGCGCGCCTGCATGGCTCGGCCGACCCTCTGTGTTCTATCGGGATGGTCGGGGCGGAGAGATTCGAACTCCCGACATCCTGCTCCCAAAGCAGGCGCGCTACCAGACTGCGCCACGCCCCGCCGACCCGAAACGCCGCAGTTCTCGTATAGGGAGCGCCTGGATTTGGCAAGACAGATCTGATGAACAGACGATGCGTCCCTGCCCTCCACGACATCTGCCAGGAGGACGCAAAGGACTGTCAGGGCCGGTCTCGCAGCGCGTAGAGATAGGCTGCGATGTCCCGTGCCTCGGGCTCGGAGATCCGCGTGCTCGGCATTGCCGTGCGCGGATTGACGCCGCGGGAGTCGCGGATCCACCGCACCAGGTTCGCCGGGTTGTTCGGCAGCGTACCGCCGATGAAGGCGCGACTTGCCAGGCCCGACAGGACGGGACCGGCCGTGCCGCGCGCCGCTCCGATGCCGGGGATGGTGTGGCAGCCGGCGCAGCCGTTGCGGAGGATCAGCGCCGGCGCCCGGCCCGGGTCGCCGCCGGTCAGCGCCGCTGCCCAGCGCTCCGCCGCCCGCTGCTGCTCCAGGCCGTAGACGGCGGCGCCCCCGCCCAGCAGTAGGACCAGACCGAGCGCGGCCACGGCCCAGGCCCAGATATGCCTTCGGCGCCGGAGTTCCGGTGCCGGCCGGCTTTCGGCCAGTGGCTCCAACCGTGGCCGCAGGCCGCAGGCCGCGAGCACGGCGATGGCCGCCGTCGCCAGCACCGCGGCGATGCCCCTACCGCGCCCCGACGGCATGGCGCCCCTCCCCTGCCCGCCGGCCGGCGCCGGCGATCCACAGCCCGGCCAGCGCCAGGCCGGCGACCGGATAGGCCAGGCAGGCCGGGATCCACATCACCAGCCCGGCCAGCTGCTGGTCCTCCAGCGCCGTCAAACCCCAGCGCGCCGCCTCCCCTGCCTGGTCCGGGAACCACACCCGGGTCGAGAACACCAGCAGCGCCCCGAGCAGGCCGGTGTGCAGCGCCGTGGCGAAGAGATGGCCAATGGCGGCAGCCCGGCTGCCGCGGCGGCACAGCAGCGACCACCAGAACAGCAGTGCAGTGACCAGGAAGCTGGCGTGCTGCAGCGCGTGCATGCCTTCGTCCGCCAGCGCGGCCGCGAACAGCGCCGGCACGTGCCATGCCCAGATCGCGATGCCGTGCAGCACGGTCGCCGTGAGCGGGTCGGTCAGCGCCCACCAGCAGCGGCGCCAGACCCGCGCACCCGCCGCCGCGCCCAGCGACCGGCGCCAGCCCTGCGGCAGGCCCCACAGCATGGCGCCGATCGGGCGCGACAGGACGAGAAGCGGCGCCGCCAGCACCATCAGCACCTCGTGCTCGACCATATGCGCCGTGAACAGCCGCTCGCCCAACGCGTGCAGCGGCGTGACCAGCGCGACGGCGAGCGCCAGCCAGCCGGCGGCGAACATCGCCGTCTGGCCGGAACCGACGCCGCGTCCCGGCCCGGCGCGCCGCCACAGCCGCGCCACGCCGCCGGCATAGAGCAGTGCGGTCAGAAGCAGCGGCCCGGTGACCCACGGATCCCAGGTCCAGGGATAGTCCATGCCGTGATCATGCCCGGCATGGGCCAGCGCCACTGGCGGCATCAGCAGGATCACGACGGCAAGGCTGAAGCGCTTCATCTCTCGCACCCCGTGAACACCAGCCCGGCCGAGCCCTGCAGCGCCACGATCAGCGCAAAGAGCAGCGCCGCGCCGATGCCGAGCAGGGCGATGAAACGCTCGGTCCTGACCGGCCGGGCGGTGATGCCGGGCCGGCGATAGGCGCGCCAGGACAGCGCTCCGCCGGCGAGCGCGAGCAGGACCAGCAGCAGCGCCGACCACGGTACGACGCCCCACTGGCGCGGGCAGTCCCAGGGCACCAGCGCATAGTTCAGCTGCGTCGACAGCGCCCAGGCGGCCGGCCCCGACAGCAGCCCGGCCCAGGACAGCCCATGCAGCCGGATCCGGGTGAAGACGCCCGCGCCCATCACTGCACCCAGTAGAGCAGGAGGTAGATCGGCAGCCAGGAGGCGACCACGAAATGCCAGTAGAAAGCATTGTCGCTGACATCGCTGAGGCGCTTCCCGCTCCTGGCATGGCGGGTGAACATCAGCACGGTCAGGACGATGGTGTCGCCGGC
This genomic window contains:
- a CDS encoding cytochrome c family protein → MPSGRGRGIAAVLATAAIAVLAACGLRPRLEPLAESRPAPELRRRRHIWAWAVAALGLVLLLGGGAAVYGLEQQRAAERWAAALTGGDPGRAPALILRNGCAGCHTIPGIGAARGTAGPVLSGLASRAFIGGTLPNNPANLVRWIRDSRGVNPRTAMPSTRISEPEARDIAAYLYALRDRP
- a CDS encoding ETC complex I subunit; protein product: MQARIYRRSKSAMQSGRGKVHDWVLEYELATPRRPEPLMGWVASGDTLNQVQLTFPSKEEAIAFAERKSLAYSVLPEQERRVVPRNYADNFRPRPR
- a CDS encoding cytochrome c oxidase assembly protein, producing MKRFSLAVVILLMPPVALAHAGHDHGMDYPWTWDPWVTGPLLLTALLYAGGVARLWRRAGPGRGVGSGQTAMFAAGWLALAVALVTPLHALGERLFTAHMVEHEVLMVLAAPLLVLSRPIGAMLWGLPQGWRRSLGAAAGARVWRRCWWALTDPLTATVLHGIAIWAWHVPALFAAALADEGMHALQHASFLVTALLFWWSLLCRRGSRAAAIGHLFATALHTGLLGALLVFSTRVWFPDQAGEAARWGLTALEDQQLAGLVMWIPACLAYPVAGLALAGLWIAGAGRRAGEGRHAVGAR